One Camelina sativa cultivar DH55 chromosome 3, Cs, whole genome shotgun sequence genomic window carries:
- the LOC104777467 gene encoding uncharacterized protein LOC104777467 — MLTDVFWLRTRRNRFVFFLLCSPLLIPILCASIPILCAVEIFSRLRSRHPWFAKSAADEDDLRLRRCEEGCGCGGGIETEEAGLLQRYLEDQLILVRSVYDCGEEDQDQDQDQDRDLDSDQIIRVPLLS, encoded by the coding sequence ATGTTGACCGACGTCTTTTGGCTTCGTACACGACGGAACCGGTTcgttttcttcctcctctgttctCCTTTACTAATCCCAATCCTTTGCGCCTCGATCCCTATACTCTGCGCCGTCGAGATCTTCAGTCGTCTCCGTAGTCGTCACCCTTGGTTTGCTAAATCCGCCGCCGATGAAGATGATTTGAGGCTCCGGAGATGTGAGGAAGGTTGCGGTTGCGGCGGCGGAATTGAAACTGAAGAAGCTGGGTTGCTTCAGAGATACTTGGAAGATCAGTTGATTCTTGTTAGATCTGTTTACGACTGTGGCgaagaagatcaagatcaagatcaagatcaagatcgTGATCTTGATTCCGATCAGATTATTAGGGTTCCTCTTCTTTCgtaa